The nucleotide window CATGAAGCGGCCAAGATCGTGGTCGAGCATGCTGGGCACGGTGCGGGCGATAGCATCCAGAACCGGCTCAAGCCATTCCCTGTCGGCCTTGGCGAAATCGCCCAGAACCCACTGGGTCACGCGTTCCCGGCCCGGATGGCCGATGCCCAGCCTGACGCGGTGGAAATTGTTGCCGATATGCGCGCCCGTGGACCTGAGACCATTGTGACCGGCAACACCGCCGCCCAGCTTTGCCTTGACCTTACCGGGGTTGAGGTCGAGTTCATCATGATAGACAAACACATCCTCAGGCGGGATCTTGTAGAAGCGGCAGGCTTCCGAGATCGCGCGACCGGATTCGTTCATATAGGTGGCTGGCTTGAGCAGGAGGACCTTGTGCGGGCCAATCTGGCCTTCGCTGATTTCGCCCTGAAACTTGCGGCGCCAGGGGCCGAACTTATGCTGACGGGCAATCTCGTCGATCGCCATGAAGCCGATATTGTGGCGGTTGCCAGCATATTGGGGTCCGGGATTGCCAAGTCCGACAAGCAGATACATGGTGAAACCTCCCGAACCCCGAATTTGTGGGTCTGAACAATCAGGACCGATTATTCAGCGCTTGCTTCGCCTTCACCTTCAGCCGGCTCGTTGAAGCCTGCCGGTGCGGCGATGGTTGCAATGGTGAAGTCGCGATCGGTGATCGTCGGGGTCACGCCAGCCGGCAGGGTGATTGCCGAAATGTGGATGGAGTCGCCGAGATCTGCGTCCTTCAGGTCGAATACGAAGGATTCCGGAATAGCGGTTGCCGGGCATTCGACTTCGACTTCGCGACGAACGATGTTGAGGGCGCCACCGCGTTTGAGACCCGGGCAGCCTTCTTCGTTGATGAACTCAACAGGAACACCAACGGTGATCATGGTGCTGCTGGAAACGCGCAGGAAGTCGACATGAAGCGGGAAGTCGCGAACGACGTCGAGCTGGTAGTCACGCGGGATCACCTGGATCTTTTCGCCGTCAACGTCAACGGTGATGATGTGGTTCAGAAAACCGCCTTTGTGGATCTGCAGGGTTGTTTCCTTGTAAGGAATTGCCACAGAGATCGGGTCTTTCTTGTCGCCATAGATGACTGCAGGGATCTTGCCTTCGCGACGCAACGCACGAGCGGACCCCTTACCGACTCGGTCACGGCGTTCTGCTTTGAATTCAAAGTTAGCCATTGGATATACTCCTGAAAATAGAAAAAAGGCCGATCATTCGGCCCCGGTGCTGCAACTCCTCCAAGGGTGTAGAGACAGCTGGAGGGCTTATAAGACATCAATTGACCATTGGCAAGCGGGGGCAAGGCAGAAATCTGCGATTTTTCGCGACAGGCGCGGGCATTCGGGCAGAAGCAGAGGATCTGGGACGAGCCGTTGGCGATTTGGACGGCGGGAAAGCGGATGTTCCAGTCATTGACAGACGCGTAAATCAATCATATGATTGATTCATGTGTAACCAAAAGCAATCCTATCTCCGCAAAGATGAACGCCGGGCGATGATAGCCGAGGCGGCTCAGGCGCTTATCCTCGAAAGCGGGTATGCTGCACTCCGCACTCGCGATGTCGCTGCGCGTGTAGGCATCAACATTTCCACGCTGCATTTCCATGTGCCGACCAAAGCAGCCTTGATCGCACTTGTGGCCGAGGCGACGCGAGACAGCTTCTTTGCGCTGCTGCCACCAGCCCCCGATCCGGCACGACCTGCCCGCGCGCAGCTTCGCGCGGAAGCACAGGCTTACCATGACAGCCTGTGCAATCGCCCGGAACTGGCGGCCTGCCATATCCAGCTTCGGCAGGTCGCCGGAACCGAACCGGAGGTTGCCGATATGCTCGACACTTTCGAGCAGGGCTGGTGTCAGCGTTATGCCGAAATTCTTGCCATCGGGCGGATGCAGGGCGTGTTCCGCCCCGATCT belongs to uncultured Cohaesibacter sp. and includes:
- the pth gene encoding aminoacyl-tRNA hydrolase, with product MYLLVGLGNPGPQYAGNRHNIGFMAIDEIARQHKFGPWRRKFQGEISEGQIGPHKVLLLKPATYMNESGRAISEACRFYKIPPEDVFVYHDELDLNPGKVKAKLGGGVAGHNGLRSTGAHIGNNFHRVRLGIGHPGRERVTQWVLGDFAKADREWLEPVLDAIARTVPSMLDHDLGRFMTDFNQHVAPPVNGHKKSKPQSASADGKPPHTGEKAASGSADTSNRGGRSTHSGETPEPPKNAMAEALRRLVTRNKDE
- a CDS encoding 50S ribosomal protein L25/general stress protein Ctc, yielding MANFEFKAERRDRVGKGSARALRREGKIPAVIYGDKKDPISVAIPYKETTLQIHKGGFLNHIITVDVDGEKIQVIPRDYQLDVVRDFPLHVDFLRVSSSTMITVGVPVEFINEEGCPGLKRGGALNIVRREVEVECPATAIPESFVFDLKDADLGDSIHISAITLPAGVTPTITDRDFTIATIAAPAGFNEPAEGEGEASAE
- a CDS encoding TetR family transcriptional regulator; this translates as MCNQKQSYLRKDERRAMIAEAAQALILESGYAALRTRDVAARVGINISTLHFHVPTKAALIALVAEATRDSFFALLPPAPDPARPARAQLRAEAQAYHDSLCNRPELAACHIQLRQVAGTEPEVADMLDTFEQGWCQRYAEILAIGRMQGVFRPDLTPLPAALAISGALMAFGLRGPDGLAMFWPVFNEIERGFLATHPNEGE